The DNA region GCGAGGACGACACCGCCGCGCCCTGGCTGCCCCGGGTGAGGGAGCTGATACGTGAGGCGGTCACCGGCCCGGCCCCGAACCCGGTCCTCGGGATCTGCCTGGGCGGCCAGCTCATGGCCCACGCGCTGGGCGGCCGGGTGGTCCGGCGCCCACAGGGGCCCGAACTGGGCACCGTACCGCTGCGCCGGCTGCCCGACGCCGACGGCGACCCGGTGTTCGGCGCCGTGCCGGAGGGCGCGCTCGCCGCGCAGTGGCACTGGGACGAGATCGGGACGCTGCCGCCCGGGGCGGTGCCGCTGCTCGCCGGTGACGACTGCCCGTACCAGGCCTTCCGCGTCGGCCCGCACGCGTGGGGCGTGCAGTTCCATCCGGAGGTCCTCGCCCGGACGGTGGCGGTGTGGGCCGGTGCCGACGACGCGCACGTACGGGACGCGGGCCTTGATCCGGAGGCCGCCGTGCGGTCCGTACGGGAGGCGGAGCCGTCGCTGCGGGAGGTGTGGGGAGCGGTGGCGGAGGCGTGGGGGGCCGTCGTACGGGGCGCTCGCGTGCCCGTACCGGCGCCGTCCCGCCGGGAGTGATGGGATGGGCGCGGGCACGTGGCCGATCCGCGTGCCCGCACCGCACCCCGTGCCCCGTACCCCGTATCTAGGAGGATCCGCCCCCATGGCCGACGAGTACCGGATCGAGACCGTCCGCACCGGCTACCGCACCTGGACCGCCCGCAACGACCGGGGCGCTGAGGTGCGGATCGCCGCCGACGACGACGCGGCCGCGCAGCCGTCGTTCACGCCGGTGGAGTTGCTGCTCGCGGCGATGGGCGGCTGCGGCGGGCTGGTCATCGACCGTACGGCGCGGGCCGTCGACCACGACGACCTGCGGATCGTGGTCGAAGGCGTGATCGGTCCGGAGGACGACGGCCGGGTCGGGCGGATCCGGGTGAGTTACGAGTTCGAGCTGCCCGACAACAACCCTCGGGCGGCCGAGGTGTTCGCCCGGGGCGTGCGCCTCACCCACGAGAAGTACTGCACGGTGAGCCGCACCGTGGAGCACGGCGCCGAGGTGGAGGCGGTGCTCCCGGACGGCTCCATCGGCTTCCGGGCGGCCGGCTGAGGCGGGGCCCGGCAGGCGGCGGGGTTTCGGGTCCCCCGGCTCACTCCTCGATGGCGCCGCCGATCCGGCGCAGGTGCTTGCGGAAGCTGTACGTGGGGTCCTGCGCGTTCCGCTCCAGGTACTCGGCGAAGCGGGTCTGCTCGCGCAGGGTCTCCCCCGCCCTGATCCGCCTGGCCTGGTTACGCTCGGTGCGGAAGATGTCCGCGGCCGTGCCGAGCACCGCGTCGGCCCGGTCCGCGGGCACGAACAGGACGCCGTCGTCGTCCGCGAACACCAGGTCGGCGGCGTCGACGGTGTGCTCGCCTACCCGGGCGCTGCGCAGAGCCTCCGGCCCGCGCGGGTCGAGCCGTACGGGGCCGGGCGCGTGGGCCCCGTACGAGAAGACCGGCAGCCCGATCTCCACCAGATCGGGCGTGTCGCGGTGCAGCCCCCACACGACGAGCCCGGCCACTCCGGCCGCCTCGGCCTCCAGGACGGCGAGGTCGCCGACGCAGGCCTCGTCGCTGCGCCCCGCGTTGTCGATGACCAGGACGTCGCCGGGTGCGGCGTGGCGGGTGAAGGCCTCCAGGAACACGTCCACGCTGCCGTAGTGCCGTGCGGGCAGCACCCGTCCGGCGAGCCGCTGTCCGGGGACGACGGGCCCGACCCCGGCGGGCGCGGCCCGCAGTGGCACGCCGAGGCGTACGCAGGCGTCGGCGATCAGGGGCGTGGACAGCTCGGCGAACCGCTTCGGCATGGCTGTTCCCTTCGTGGGGGTGGGGTCGGTCGGCAGGCCGGGGGGGTGAGTGGTGGGCGATGGTACCGACCCGGGGGGGCAGGCGGGCGGGTGCGCCCGGGTGTGATGAGCTTCGCGGATGACTCACGGATCCACCAGGCCCACCTGCTCCGTACGCCCCCGCAGCGCCGCCGATCTCCCGGCCTGCGTCCGCATCCTGGCGGAGGTCCACGAACGGGACGGCTACCCGGTGGACTGGCCGGCCCGGCCCGCCGATTGGCTGGCGGCCGGGGACGGCACGGCGATGGGCCTCGGCGCGTGGGTGGCGGAGCTCGACGGCCGGGTCGCCGGGCATGTGGCCCTGTCCCGACCGGCGGACGACGACCTCGCGGCGCGGATCTGGCGGGAGCGGAACGGCTCCGAACCGGCCGTCGTGGGCCGTCTGTTCGTCTCCCCGGCGGCGCGTGGTCACCGCATCGGCGCGAACCTCCTCCGCCATGTGACGGCGGAGGCCCGGCGCCTGGGCCGGCATCCGGTCCTGGACGTGGTGGCCTCGGACACGGCGGCGATCGCCCTCTACGAGCGCGCGGGCTGGCGGCTCCTCACCACGACGACCCAACAGTGGTCCCCCGAGCGGACGGTGACGATCCACTGCTACGCGGCGCCCACACCCTGAGGTCAGAACCAGTGGAGGCAGTGCGGGGAGCGGTCGGCGCGGAAGAGGGTGTCGGCGCGGTGGGCGGCGGCCGGGTGGTGGGTGCGGATGTGGCCGGCCCGGACGAGGGTGCTGGGGGCGGTGCCGCCGAGGTAGACCGAGCCGAGGTCGCTGACGTCCAGGGAGAGGTCGGGCGCGCGGTCGGTGGGGACGCACTCGGCCTTGCCGTCGCGGACGGTCAGGAGGTAGCGGTTGCGCTCGCCGAGGAAGGGGTCGTCCACGTCGAGGACGAGCTCACCGTCCGCGAACCAGCCGCGCGCCGTCAGCGCGCGCGGGACGTCGAGCAGCCGCACCCACAGCCAGTCGCCGTCGCCCGCCACCTCGGCGGCGCGGAAGTCCTCGAACTGCCAGCGGATCGGGTGGTCCGCCGGGACGTGCTTGAACGCGACCTCGGTGAACAGGTCGTGGTCGAGGAGGTAGCGGACCAGGGCCGTGTGGACGGCGTCGTCGGCGGCGATGACCTCGTCGACCTTCATCGTGCCGGACTCGCCGTGCGCGTAGCTGGCGTATCCGTCCGGCGCGCCGTCCGCGGCGCGGTGCAGCGCGATGTAGCGCGGCGCGGGCGAGATCGGCGGCTGCCCCGCGGCCCGCTCCCACCAGCGGTGCGGCCGGGAAAGCGCGCCGGGCTGGGCGCGGCGGTAGCGGTCGTAGACCTCTTCGAGGAGGTCGGCGCACTCGGAACTCTTCAGCACCTCGACGGTGCCGGTGTCGGCGACCCCGCCGGCTCGGGGGTGAGCGAAGGCACTCTGGTGGCGGGTCACGGTCATCCGGGCGGTGTACGTCGCCGGGCCGTAGCCGAAGCGCCGGTAGATCAGCGCCTCGGAGGCGAGCAGTACGGACAGGAACTCCCCGCGCTCGCGCAGGTCGGTGAGCTGGTGCCGCATCATCGCGGTGAGCACGCCCCGGCGGCGGTGCGAGGGCAGGACGCCGACGGCGGTGACTCCCGGCGCCGGGGCGAGGGTCTGCCCCGGCAGGGTCAGCTCGAAGGCGTGCGAGGCGGCCGTCCCCACCGGCCGCCCGTCCGGCGCCACGGCCATCAGCCCCCGGTCCATCTCGAGCGCCGCCCACCACACCCCGCGGCCGTCCTCCCCTGCGGTCTCGGGAAAGCGCGCGAACGCGGCGTGGAGGGTGTCGACGAAGACGTCGTAGTCCTGATCGGTCGTCGGCCGGATCTGCATCGGTGCTGCTGCCTCCCGTGTACGGACACCGCACACGCGGCGCCCCGCCACAGTGCAACGCCGAACCGCGGCCCGGTCAAACCAATTTGCCGCGGCGGGTCTTGGGACGGCGGCGGTCCGCCCGCGCGGGGCGGGGCCGCCGTGGTGTCACCCTGCCAGACCGCGACTCAGCGGTCGCTCACTCCCCCAGCCAGATCTCCCGGACCGGCGCCAGCGGGTTCCGCTCCGTACGGGGCACGGTGTCCCAGATCTTGGTCGTGCGGGTGTCCGGGGTGTACGCCGGCCAGTCCGGGCCCGGGTGCTGGTCGGTGATGAAGGCGACCCAGGCGCGGTGGAGGGCGTCGGCGAGGGGGCGGGGTGGGGTGGGGCCGGCCGCGGCGGGGACGCCCTCCGCGTCGAGGAGGTCGAAGGCGAAGGGGAGGTCCAGGCAGTGGTGGGCCTGGCCGTTGACGGGTGAGGTCCACTCGAACTGGTAGAGCCAGGTGGGCTGTTCGCGACCCGCACGCGCGTCGGCGACCTCCAGCGCGGGGGCGCGGAAGGTCACGTCGGTGAGGGCCTGGCCGAAGTGGCCGGCCGGGTCGGTGTCCGCGTACGTCTCCGCGAACGCGGCCGCGCGCTCGCCGGTGAGGCCAAGACCACCGAGCAGCACCGGCAGCGGCGGGCCGTCCGCGCCCGGGGACGGGATCATGTTGAACTCGTGCGCGGTGAAGCCCAGCATCAGCGGGACGCCGTCGCCCGCGCCGCCCGACGTGAGCGCGTCCAGGACGGGCTCGGGGATCAGTTCACCGTCCGCGAAGGGCACGAGGGACAGCATCGGCGGCAGCCCCTCGCGGTCCGGGCCGGGCGCGGCGAGGCGGTCCTGGAGGTCGAGGAGCTCGTCGTCGCCGAGGTCCTGGAGCGCGGCGGCCGTGGCCGGCCGCCCCGTGCGGGCGGTGAACAGGCGCGAGACGGCCCGGGCGACCTCCGGCCCGTCGGGCCGCATGACGGCGCCGGACACCGAAAGCGCGCCACGGAACAGCCCCCGGGCCGTCGGCACGGCCAGCAGCGTCTGCACCGCGCCGCCGCCCGCCGACTGGCCGGCGATCGTCACCTTCGC from Streptomyces fradiae includes:
- a CDS encoding type 1 glutamine amidotransferase, yielding MTDDTTTTPPVLVVQHEDGAGPGLVGERLRAAGLDVRTVHPWRGEPLPGSLDGWAGLLVLGGSANCEDDTAAPWLPRVRELIREAVTGPAPNPVLGICLGGQLMAHALGGRVVRRPQGPELGTVPLRRLPDADGDPVFGAVPEGALAAQWHWDEIGTLPPGAVPLLAGDDCPYQAFRVGPHAWGVQFHPEVLARTVAVWAGADDAHVRDAGLDPEAAVRSVREAEPSLREVWGAVAEAWGAVVRGARVPVPAPSRRE
- a CDS encoding OsmC family protein — translated: MADEYRIETVRTGYRTWTARNDRGAEVRIAADDDAAAQPSFTPVELLLAAMGGCGGLVIDRTARAVDHDDLRIVVEGVIGPEDDGRVGRIRVSYEFELPDNNPRAAEVFARGVRLTHEKYCTVSRTVEHGAEVEAVLPDGSIGFRAAG
- a CDS encoding RraA family protein, whose amino-acid sequence is MPKRFAELSTPLIADACVRLGVPLRAAPAGVGPVVPGQRLAGRVLPARHYGSVDVFLEAFTRHAAPGDVLVIDNAGRSDEACVGDLAVLEAEAAGVAGLVVWGLHRDTPDLVEIGLPVFSYGAHAPGPVRLDPRGPEALRSARVGEHTVDAADLVFADDDGVLFVPADRADAVLGTAADIFRTERNQARRIRAGETLREQTRFAEYLERNAQDPTYSFRKHLRRIGGAIEE
- a CDS encoding N-acetyltransferase family protein — protein: MTHGSTRPTCSVRPRSAADLPACVRILAEVHERDGYPVDWPARPADWLAAGDGTAMGLGAWVAELDGRVAGHVALSRPADDDLAARIWRERNGSEPAVVGRLFVSPAARGHRIGANLLRHVTAEARRLGRHPVLDVVASDTAAIALYERAGWRLLTTTTQQWSPERTVTIHCYAAPTP
- a CDS encoding GNAT family N-acetyltransferase, which produces MQIRPTTDQDYDVFVDTLHAAFARFPETAGEDGRGVWWAALEMDRGLMAVAPDGRPVGTAASHAFELTLPGQTLAPAPGVTAVGVLPSHRRRGVLTAMMRHQLTDLRERGEFLSVLLASEALIYRRFGYGPATYTARMTVTRHQSAFAHPRAGGVADTGTVEVLKSSECADLLEEVYDRYRRAQPGALSRPHRWWERAAGQPPISPAPRYIALHRAADGAPDGYASYAHGESGTMKVDEVIAADDAVHTALVRYLLDHDLFTEVAFKHVPADHPIRWQFEDFRAAEVAGDGDWLWVRLLDVPRALTARGWFADGELVLDVDDPFLGERNRYLLTVRDGKAECVPTDRAPDLSLDVSDLGSVYLGGTAPSTLVRAGHIRTHHPAAAHRADTLFRADRSPHCLHWF
- a CDS encoding carboxylesterase/lipase family protein, producing the protein MSLETPETSQTSQTSETSQTSETSQTSESPEAFVDAAVVTTTRGPVRGERRADGSRRFLGIPYAKPPVGPLRFAAPEPPEPWTEPLDATAYGPTAQRRPFADVTTIPEPTIPGEGVLNLNVFTPDTAGAAGLPVLVWIHGGGYVAGSAASPWYDGAAFNRDGVVLVSLGYRLGIEGFLHLDDAPDNRGVRDWIAALEWVRDNIARFGGDPAKVTIAGQSAGGGAVQTLLAVPTARGLFRGALSVSGAVMRPDGPEVARAVSRLFTARTGRPATAAALQDLGDDELLDLQDRLAAPGPDREGLPPMLSLVPFADGELIPEPVLDALTSGGAGDGVPLMLGFTAHEFNMIPSPGADGPPLPVLLGGLGLTGERAAAFAETYADTDPAGHFGQALTDVTFRAPALEVADARAGREQPTWLYQFEWTSPVNGQAHHCLDLPFAFDLLDAEGVPAAAGPTPPRPLADALHRAWVAFITDQHPGPDWPAYTPDTRTTKIWDTVPRTERNPLAPVREIWLGE